The following proteins are encoded in a genomic region of Gopherus flavomarginatus isolate rGopFla2 chromosome 14, rGopFla2.mat.asm, whole genome shotgun sequence:
- the GINS3 gene encoding LOW QUALITY PROTEIN: DNA replication complex GINS protein PSF3 (The sequence of the model RefSeq protein was modified relative to this genomic sequence to represent the inferred CDS: deleted 1 base in 1 codon), with translation MRQLAPRQLLLAPPATIHRAGRGCSAAGEKTPPPRSGATSLASRVATANCTHTQRSYLQRARHVPAHARAHPLPTGSPLDCSGLALLPVSGVAHACCPFLAAASAWQRLRARRRRPAMAEAYFPVGPGVGPEENFLSLEDILMSQEKLPGRVEAALPRLAAVLGKGAAAGQSDGIPEGSKVEIPLWLAKGLYDNKRRILSVELPKIYKEGWRTVFSADANVVDLHKMGPYYYSFGSQLLNFDNPENPEIAQTILQTFIGRFRRIMDSSQNAYNEDTSALVARLDELERALFRAGQKGLNDFQCWEKGQASQITASSLVQNYRKRKFTDMDG, from the exons ATGAGGCAGCTCGCGCCCCGCCAGCTCCTGCTCGCGCCGCCCGCAACGATCCATCGGGCAGGGCGGGGGTGCAGCGCCGCGGGAGAgaagacaccccccccccggtCGGGCGCAACATCATTAGCCTCGCGGGTTGCAACTGCCAACTGCACACACACCCAGCGTAGCTATTTGCAGCGCGCGAGG CACGTGCCCGCGCACGCGCGCGCACACCCACTGCCCACTGGGTCTCCCCTCGATTGCTCTGGCCTGGCGCTGCTGCCGGTTTCCGGGGTGGCGCATGCGTGTTGTCCGTTCCTAGCGGCTGCTTCTGCCTGGCAGCGCCTGAGAGCGCGCCGCCGCCGCCCCGCCATGGCCGAAGCCTATTTCCCAGTGGGGCCCGGGGTGGGGCCCGAGGAGAATTTCCTCTCGCTGGAAGACATCCTGATGTCCCAGGAGAAGCTACCGGGGCGCGTGGAGGCTGCCCTGCCCCGCCTGGCTGCCGTGCTGGGCAAGGGCGCAGCGGCCGGCCAGAGCGACGGCATCCCGGAG GGTTCAAAGGTGGAAATACCCCTGTGGCTAGCAAAAGGGTTGTATGACAACAAACGGAGGATACTTTCAGTGGAACTGCCCAAGATTTACAAGGAAGGCTGGCGGACAGTGTTCAGTGCTGATGCCAATGTGGTTGACCTGCATAAAATGGGGCCATACTACTATAGCTTTGGCTCCCAGCTCCTGAATTTTGACAATCCAGAGAACCCAGAGATAGCTCAGACTATACTGCAG ACATTTATTGGCCGTTTCCGTCGCATCATGGACTCCTCCCAGAATGCCTACAATGAGGACACCTCTGCATTGGTGGCACGGTTGGATGAGCTGGAACGAGCGTTGTTTCGAGCTGGTCAGAAAGGGCTGAATGACTTTCagtgctgggagaaggggcaggctTCTCAGATCACAGCATCCAGCCTGGTGCAGAATTACAGGAAGAGAAAATTCACAGACATGGATGGTTGA